The DNA region AGGGATTCTGGAAACTGAAACAATCCGTATCACGGCAAAGGAAGATTCCGAGTTCCTTTTCATAGAAGTTCCGATGAAGTGACGTTCCTGGTACGAGGTCAAAGTCAGTTCACAACCTTATGTGCAGCCACTTTCGGATGGCGGTGAACCTTCTCCATTGCCATCCGTACCGACGAATCGATTTCCTCGTCTGAAAGTGATGTCGGCTTGCCTATATGATGGATTACCGCATTTTCGTACCGTGGCGGAAGATAGTTTAGAGCAAGGCAGAATATGTTATCCAGACACTGTCCGCAAATGCAGAGACCGGGCAATGTCTTCCAAAGTTCCCTAATTTTTGCAA from Nitrospinota bacterium includes:
- a CDS encoding late competence development ComFB family protein; the protein is MSKGEEIIRHHEFRERSINENENRVIAKIRELWKTLPGLCICGQCLDNIFCLALNYLPPRYENAVIHHIGKPTSLSDEEIDSSVRMAMEKVHRHPKVAAHKVVN